The nucleotide window ATATAGAATTGTATTCCATGTGTGAGCATCATATGTTGCCTTTCTTCGGAAAAGCGCACGTGGCTTACATTCCCAATGGCTATATCACTGGCCTGAGCAAGCTGGCCCGCGTAGTGGATGTTTATGCCCGCAGACTCCAGGTACAGGAAAGAATGACCCACCAGATCCTGGACGCTATCCAGGAAACCCTTGAACCACAAGGTGTAGCGGTGGTGATAGAAGCCCAACACCTTTGCATGATGATGCGTGGTGTATCCAAACAGAACTCTCTGACTACGACCTCCGCTTTCAGCGGCCAGTTTATGGATGGTACTACCAGAGCTGAGTTTATGAAACTTATTGGAAGATAAGCCCTTTCAAGGCCCTTGCAAAAATGGTTTAACCCGTTTGTGGTTAAACCATTTTTGTTTTAATGCTATTTTAGCGCAGTTTTGCAGAGACTTTTAATAAGTCATTGTTAAAATCTAATTGATTGTATATTTGAATTATTTCTATCTGATATTATAAATACAATATAAGCAACCATGAAGCATGCATATGTATTTCCCGGACAGGCGTCACAGTTTCCGGGTATGGGCAAAAACCTGTATGACACCAATGCAAAAGCAAAAGAATTATTTGAACAAGCTAATGAGATACTGGGTTTCCGCATCTCTGATATCATGTTCACCGGCACAGAAGAAGATCTGAAACAAACCAAAGTTACCCAGCCAGCGGTATTCCTGCATGCTGTTATCGCTTTCCTCTCCACCGAACATTCCCAGCCGGAAATGGTAGCGGGCCACTCTCTGGGTGAATTTTCCGCACTCGTTGCCAACGGTGTTTTATCTTTTGAAGAAGCGCTGCGTCTGGTAGCCATCAGGGCCAACGCCATGCAGAAAGCCTGCGAGCTGCAGCCTTCCACCATGGCTGTGATCCTGGCCATGGAAGATGCCAAAGTAGAAGAGATCTGCGCCAAAGTAGCCGCTGAAACCAATGAAGTGGTAGTGCCAGCCAACTACAACAGCCCTGGCCAGCTGGTGATCTCCGGTACCCTCAAAGCGGTGGAAACTGCCTGCGCAGAACTGAAAGCTGCCGGCGCTAAAAGAGCGATGATACTGCCGGTTGGTGGTGCATTCCACTCTCCGCTGATGGAATCTGCCAGAGAAGAACTGAAAGCTGCCATCGAAAAAGCTGCTTTCAACACACCTGCCTGCCCTGTATACCAGAACGTAGTAGCTGCTGCGGTAACAGATCCTGCACAGATCAAACAAAACCTCATCGACCAGCTGACCGGCCCGGTAAAATGGAGCCAGTCTGTATTGGCCATGGTAGCCGATGGCGCCGGTGAATTCACTGAAGTAGGCCCCGGTAAAGTGTTACAGGGACTGGTGCAGAAAATTGCAAAAGAAGTGACTGTAAACGGCATCAGCTAAATATTTATTGATTTACGGATTTATAAATTTGGGGATTTGATTGAAGCAGTAATCTTCGCTCCAATCAAATCCCCAAATTTATAAATCCGTAAATCAATAAATCAAATCTCCACAGCCATTTCATATTGCGATAGAAAATGCTGCAGTCCTGCCTGTTCGAGGAAAGCACCTATCTCCGGATTTTTTTCATCGATATTGATAATACTCATAGGGCCATCCAGTTCCTGTGCTACATACTGCAGCAAGGCATTGGCAATACCCTTGCGCCGGAATGCCGGATGTACTGCTATATTGCGGATACGCCTGCTCTCTTTGTTGACACTGATATAACCCACTACTTCTCCGTTAAACACTGCTTCCCAGGTGCTTGTAGCCGGACGTTCCCGTTGTATACTGCCAACCATATTGGACCAGCTGGGCTCCATATTCATAAAGGTGCTTAATATACTCCATTCCGGCGTGTTGTTCTCCCGGATGTTGATGCCCGGAGCCGTTTTGTGAACGGTTACAATGCCTTTATAACAACGGAAAACACGCACCTTATGAAAGCCGCTGCTGGTATAAGCCTTGATAGCCGGTAAGTTGGAACTGATCACTTCCAGCAGTATTTTCCGGATACCCTGTTGTTTGTAATACGGAATAAACTGTTCATACATTTTCTGAATCAGATGCTGGCCGCGGAAAGCAGGGATTACGCCGGTGCCACCGTTGTACAATACAGTAGGGTGTTCATTGTTATCTACGCCATGCAGGATAAAGGCACCCAACTCATTACCGTTGAAGGCTCCGATAGACCATGCCCGTTGTATATTTTCGGCTTTCATCTTTTGTTCCAGGATGGAAGGAGTGAGGTGCATCGGCACGATATAGTCGCTGAACGCTTCGTTGAAGGTACTGCTCAGGGTTTCTGTAGACGCTGTGCGTAAGTCGCGGAAATCGTGAAGAAAAATCATAGTAAAAATTGTATGTCATCAATATTAATGAGGATTGATGACATACAATGCAGGAATGTTATAAACGGAAAGATTATGATAACTCAATGCTGACATTGATCCATTCAGGATCAAATTTAGTAGCGTATTTTTTGTAGAAATTGATAGCCGGCGTATTCCATTCCAGTACCTGAAAGAGAATGCCGCTGAACTGTTTTTCCTTTGCTTCCACGATGAGCTGATCAAACAGTACTTTACCCACTCCTTTGCCACGCCATTTTTCGGTGACCAGAAGATCTTCGAGGTACATGCGACAACCTTTCCAGGTAGAATAACGAACATAATACAGGGCAAAACCCACGATCAGTTCTTTACCATCTTCCTGTGTGGTAGCTACAAATGCCTTCCATACCGGATTGGGGCCAAAGCCGGCTTCTTCGAAATGTGCCAGGCTAACCGTTACTTCCTGGGGTGCTTTTTCATATTCGGCCAGTTCATGGATCAGTTCCAGTAAACGACGGCAATCTTCTTTTCGTGCAACCCTTAACGTTATATCTTCCATAGTATTCAATAATTATGCAAGTGAATCGGCTAGTTGTTTCAGTAGCTCCGGCCACCAGTCAATATCTCCCCATTTTTTACCAAATCGCACAATCACAGCCTGCTTGCGGGGAGAGATATAAATCAGCTGGCCTTTTACGCCTAATGCAAAATAGTCAAAATTATGCGTATCCGTTTGGTATCCCCACCATAAGTATTTGTAATATCCATGCGGACTTCCGGCCCATTTGCACAGCGGGGGCACCATACGGGAAAGGTACTTAGTGGTATCTGCAGTGTGAATAGGAGCGCTGGTGGATTCCTGTAACCAGGATGCGGGAATGATCGTTTGACCGTTGCTTTGACCGTTTTGCAGACAGAGTTGTCCGAAGCGGGCGAAGTCGATGGCCAGGGCATTAAACCCACTTTCCATTTTGGCAAATCCGGAATGGCGGCTGTCCATACTCCAGGAGGCATCGGCTTCGGCACCGATATGCAGCCATACCTTTTCGCTGAAATAGGCCGGTACGGGCTGTCCGGTGGCTTTTTCCAGTATCATGCCCAGTAGCAGCAGGTTGTAGTTGTTGTAATGATAAATGTTTCCGGGTGTTTCTATGAGTCTGGCCCGGAGTGCCTGCTCACGCAGCCGCAGGCCATAATATACCCTGGCATCATCGGTCCAGGGAAACACGCCCTCTTTATATTCCAGCCCGGAACACATCTGCAGCAAGTGCGAGATGGTGATCTGGTCATATCCGGTTTTGTTGAAATCTGTAAGATAACGGGCTACGGGATCTTCTACGGAATGAATGGCACCTTCCGCAATAGCGATGCCGGTGAGCACAGAAGTCATGGATTTGGCCGCAGAGAAGGAGGTGTTGATGGAATCCCGCTGGTAGCCGTTGAAATACTGTTCGTATAATATTTTCCCGTGCTGCAGCACGATACAGGCGGTAGAACCGGTGGAGGCGAGCAGTTCGCTGAGCTGCCCTTCCCGGGGCTGGCCTCTGAATTTCCAGGAAACGGGATGCTGTGGCATTTTTTCCGGGGCCTGTACCAAAGGCAGGACAGTACCCCCTTTGGGGATGGAAGCATTGCTAAAACGCTTGTAGTCGTCGATCTTCGGGATGTTCCAGAACAGGCAGCGGCTGAGATAAGTGAGCATTTCCATGATATTTCAGGTTAGGGAATGCAAAGATCGCAAGGCAAAATGACAAACAATATTGTAATTTGTTGACGATTCATTAAAGCCTGGTTAATTAACCTTTTTGTACATGAAAGAAATCCTGGTGCGGTTTGCATCTTATAATCACTGGGCCAACCAGCAGCTGGTGGCCGTTATGCTGAATCTGGATGCGGAAAAGACAGAGCGGGACCTGGGAGGCAGTTTCCCTTCCCTGCGTAAAACAGTATGTCATTTATGGTTTGGGGAAAGTATCTGGTATCAGCGTTTACAGCTGACGGAGCAGCCGGTAGACCCGACGGTAGCTTTTACCGGTACTTTTGAAGAGGCCTGTCAGTCCTGGCTGCAGCAGTCGCTTCTATTGGAGGAATGGGTGAAGCAGGCTTCCGAAGTAAAGTTGAACCATACCTTTGCTTTCACTCCTGGTACAGGAGAGCAGGTGAAGCTGCCGGTACACGAAGCGGTGATGCATGTGTGTAACCACAGCACTTTTCATCGCGGACAGCTGGTAAATATGCTTCGCCAGCTGGAGGTGACTAAAATTCCAGCTACCGACTACCGCCGTTATAAACCAAAAAAATAAGCGGTTTTATATTATTTTTACCCGATATACGCTGGAAAAATTCCGTTTTATGAATGCTGCTTCTTTTTATGCGCAAGCCCCAAAACACCTGGTGGCAGTAGACTGTATCATCTTTGGTTTCGACGAAGGCAAGCTGAAGTTATTGGTGATGAAGCGAAAAGTCGCTCCTATGGCGGGTGAATGGTCGCTGGTAGGTGGTTTTGTGCAATCGGAGGAAAGTACCGACGAAGCAGCGGCCCGGGTACTCAAACATACTACCGGTCTGGAAAATATCTATATGGACCAGCTGCACTGTTATGGTGAGGTATCCCGTGATACCGGTGCAAGGGTAATATCAGTGGCCTATTATGCCCTGATACGTATCAAGGAACACGACCGGCCGCTGGCCCAGGAACATGGTGCGCACTGGCTGGAGCTGCATGAAATCCCTGCATTGATCTTTGACCATAACCGTATGATCAACGATGCACTGGTTCAGCTGCGTAACAACGCCCATTTCCATCCCATTGGCTTTGAACTGCTGCCGGAAAAATTCACCCTGTCCCAACTGAGAAGCCTGTATGAAGAAATATATCAGAAAACCCTTGATAAACGTAACTTCCGTAAGAAAATATTATCACTCGATGTGATGGAGAAACTGGAAGAAAAAGATAAAACCTCCTCCAAAAAGGGCGCACATCTGTACCGCTTTGATCCTGCAAGGTATGAAGCGCTGATGCGGAAAGGACTGGTGTTCGAGATTTAGCAGGGGCCGGAGGAAAATGAACAAAATGAACAGGCGCTGACAGTACACTGTTGCCGTATTTATTTTTACTTTTCCGGTTGAATGAAAACCATCCTGAAGCGATATATGCTGTTGCATATGCACTGGCTGCTGTTTGTTTCCCCACTGATGTTGCAGGGGCAGCACAAGGAAATCAGCAGGCTAAAAGCCTTGTTGCCACATGTGAATGACAGCATAGCATATGTAAATGCCTTAAACAGGCTGGCTGTCCTGTATCAGGTTTGTCAGCTCGATAGCTGCGGGCGTTATGCATCAATGGCAAGAGAGGTGGCCACCCGTATCAATTATCCTTCCGGCAAAGCCTGGGCACTGCGTAACCTGGGCAACTACTACGCTTTCCGCCCCCATCATTATCTCTCTTATCTTTTTTATAATGATGCGCTGGAGGAAAGCCGCCATGCAGGTGATTCTATCAGTGTTTCCCAGGTGCTGAGGAGCATCGGCATCTATCATCAATATACCGGCAAACATACTTCGGCCAACGATTATATTCATCAGTCATTACAGCTTACCCGGCAACTGAAACAGGATTCGCTCCATGCCCTTGGACTGTCCAGCTATTACACGGTCAACTATGCCGACACCGCTCTGCAGGCAGCCGCCACTGCGGCCCTCAAAGAGGCTACAGCCCTGGCCAGACGGTTTCATGATACCCGGGAACTGCTGTACATAAACCTGATGCTGGTCAATAAGGATTTTGCTGCGGGCAGGTTTGAAATAGCCGATCATCTGCTCAGACAGGTGATCGATACGGCCTTGAAGGAAGGCTATACCTACTTCGCCATGTATGGCTCCCTGCAACTGGCAACTTACAAATGCTTGCTGCGCCAGGCCGATTCCATCAAATACCAGCAGGATGCTGTCAGCTACGGCGTGGCCGGAGGATATGCCGGATTGCTGCTGCCGCAGGTAACACAGCTGTACCAGTACTTCCAGCAGAAAAAAGACACCCTTCAGGCGGCTAGATACAGTCGCATTGCGCTGAATATCATGCAGCAACGGCAGGATGACATGCAGCAGGGAGAAATGGATTATATCGCCTACTCCCTTCAGGACCAGATGCTGGATTCTCTCAAAATGCAGTCAGCCCTCCAGCAGACGGCCTTACAGAAAACCAGACTGGCACAACATTACTGGCAATACCTGTTTATATTTATCGTGGTCATTATCCTGTTGCTGCTGGTGCTTACCTATTACCTGATCCGTTCCTATCACTCTTCACGGCTGCGCTCCCAGCGCCTGGCAAGGGTACGGACAGAAATAAGCGCTGCCAATGAGGTACTGAAGACCAACGATGATTTTAAAAACAAACTGATTTCCCTGATTGCTCATGACTTCAGGACCCCGCTGTATAATATCATCGATATTACCGGGTTTGTGAATGAAGATATACTGACCCCGGAAGATGCCGCTGGTATGGTAATGGAAGTGGAACATACTGCTACGGCTACCCTGAAAGTATTTGAAGAGATATTAAGCTGGATGCGGACACAGTTGTCCGGATTCGTTTACCGGCCGCGGTCTTTTGTGCTGTCGGATATGCTGGGAGCCTCCGTACAGAGCATTCAGCATCTGGTGCGGGAAAAAAATATACGGCTGCTAATACGTATCCCCGATGGCATGACCATACAGGGCGATTTTGAAATGCTGCAGTTTATCCACCGGAATTTTCTGCATAATGCTATCAAGTTTTCACCGGAAAATGGAGCTATAACTATAATGGCTATACGTAGAAGTGATTTTGTAGAAGTGACTTTCCGGGATGAAGGACCTGGTATAGACCCTGTAATACTTCCGGGATTGTTTACCTACAGTAGTGATGGATATGCGAAAAAGCGCTCCGGCAAGGGTGCGGGGCTGGCGCTGATCATTTGTCGGGATTTTATTGATAAGATGAGCGGAGAGGCTGGAGCCGCCAATAATGAAGAAGGAGGCAGTACGTTTTTTTACCGGGTGCCGGAAATTAATTTACAAAAGGATACAGGTAGTAATGATAAAAGCGTTTATACATAAACGTTATCTAGCCATTATACTGGGTTGCTGGCTGTGGATGCTGCCAGCTCTCAGGGGCCATGGCCAGGCAGCCATATTGCCGCGCTTGCAACAAGACCTGGCGCAGCAGCGCGATAGTGCCGGGTATGTGGCCGTATTGGGAAAAATCGGCGCACTCTATGCCAGTATACACCTGGACAGCTCCTTTTACTACGCCCGTCAGATGCTGGAAATCGCTACACGCCAGCATGATGTAAGCGGCATGGCCGCTGCCAACAACATGCTGGGATGGTATTATACAGCTAAAACGGATTATAATGTAGGGATCACCTATGCATACAAAGCGCTGTTGCTGAATGAACAGCTCGGCGACTCCGCACAGATGGTAAGGTCACTGAATATTATCTACGGTTGTTATAAGAACTCCGGTCATCCGGTGGAAGCCAACAACTATTTTTACAGGGCTTTTCATATGGCCAACCGGCTACCGCCGGAAAAGGATTCTATAACGGCCACTATGCTGGTGAATTATGCCTGGCGCTTTTTTAATGACAGTACACGTACGGATTCTGTGAGGCTGGTATTACGAAAGGCGGCGACAATACTGAAAAAATATCCCGACAGCAGAGCCACTTTTTATGTGGCAGCTTTTGAGGCCGATCTGATGGTGAAAGAAGGCAGGGGCAGGGAGGCAGAACGCAGTATCTACGAACTGGCCAACCTGGCACAGCAAAAGGGTATGCCCTACGTGGCGATGGACATGTATAGCCGTTTGTACGATTTTCAGCGGCTGGGCTATTTTGCAGATTCTACCAACTATCAGGACCAGGCATATCAGGTGGCTGCACAATCCGGCAGTATGGAACTTAACCTGTACTGGCTGGCCAGACTGTACGACTATTACCGCAGCCGGCAACAGCCGGAGAAAGTGGTGTATTATGGCAATGAAATAATGCGGCTGGCCACGCTGGACCGTTACAAGATTAACCCTCAGGTATCCCGGCAGGAAGCCAATTACATCGATTTTTTTCTGAAGGGGAAAGCATTACAGTCTCTCTCTCTTGCCAACAGGATACAACAGCAGGAGCTGGAAAAGGAGCTGGCGGAGAAAAAGAACAGGACACTGGTGGCAGTAGGATTACTCATCATTATTCTGTTGCTCATTGCCCTGTTTGCCGGCCGTTATCTGCATTACCGGCGCTGGAAGCAGCAGGAAAACGCACTGGCCCTGAGTTATGTGCAACTGGCCAGGACCCACGCTGCCCTTACGGAAAATGATCTTTTCAAGAACAAGCTGATCAGCATGCTGGCCAGCGATTTCCGGACACCGCTGCATCATATCATTGCAGTAGCCACGCAGCTGAAAACGGGTGCGCTTACACAGCCGGAGGTGGTAAGCCTGTTGAAACAGATCGGTAACGCTTCCCGTAAAACCCTGGGCGCATTTAATAATATCCTGAAATGGCTACGGATGCAGTTGTCTGGCTTTACTTATAAGCCAGTCACCTGTAAACTGCTGCCGCTGATAGCAGAGGCGCTGGAGTCCCTGCAGGAAGAGATGAACGACAAGCGATTGACGCTGGTGAACCGTATTGCTCCTGCGCTGACGGTTGTGGCAGATGAAGAAATATTGCGGCTGGTGAATATCCAGCTGTTTCAGGTAGCTGTTACGACTGCCAGGGCCGGCAGTGTGCTGGTAGTATCAGCGTATGGGGAGAAAGGGAAAATAACGGTCCGTATTATGGCCGATGGCGGGCCGGCTACCAGGAAATTACTGGAAGAACTCAAGGATAAGGAACATAATATTTTTGCTTTAGGGATTATTATCAGCCGGGATTTTATGCATAAGATGAAAGGTGGGCTTATTGTACAGGAAGAAGCTGAAGGTTTTTTGATGTTGGAGTACACTATTTAGTCGTATATGCGTAAACATTATCTTGCCACTATTTGCTGTCTGTTATCACTGAAGATGGTTGCCCAGTCTCCGCAATTGCCGGAGTTGCAGCATGACCTTGCCTTGCAACGCGACAGCGCCGGTTATGTATCCATATTGGGAAAAATCGCGGCTTTGTACGCTGTTATTGATCTGGACAGCTGCTTCTATTATGCACTGAAAGTGCAGGATATGGCTGCCCGGCAGCACAATGTGCGGGGATTGGCAGATGCTGATGATATATTTAGTTTTTACTACGCGATTAAAACTGATTTTGATGTGGCCAGCGTGTATGCCTACCGGGCGCTGAAAGTACATGAGCAGCTGGGTGATTCTGCACGCATAGCCAAAACACTGGGCAATATCTATCATTACTATCGTAATATGGGAAGGGCAGCAGATGCCAATACTTATTTCTACAAGGCTTTTCATCTGGCCGGCAGGTTACCACCCGGACAGGACTCTGTATATGGCATTTTGCTCATCAACTATGTTATGCGGTTTTACAAAGACAGTACCCGTGCTGATTCGGTGCACTGGGCCTTAAAAACAGCCCGCGAGGTAGTGTCCCGCTATCCGCGTTCCAAAGTGATCTTTTATGTAGATGCATATGAGCTGAACGACCTGGTACTGAAGGGGAGGGGTAAGGAAGCAGAAGCTGCCATCTATCAGCTGGCTGATAAAGCAATACGCAGCGGGATGCCTTTAGTGGCCATGGACATATATGGCCGGCTGGATGATTTTCCGCGGCTGGGTTATTATGCAGATACAGCAAAATATCAGGAGAAAGCATATCAGTTAGGACTGCAAACCGGCAGCATTGCCCTTAACCTGTATTGGCTGGCACGGCTATACGATTTCTACAGCAGAAAAAATGATGCAGTCAGAGTCGCGCAATACAGCCGGGAAATTATGCGTCTTGCCGGAGAACGACGTTATCAGCCTAACGCAGGATCTTATGATTATATCGATTTCTTCAGGAAAGAGAAAGCTTTGCAGTCGCTGGTCCGGCAAAACCGGATACAGCAGCTGATACTGGATAAAG belongs to Chitinophaga sp. HK235 and includes:
- the folE gene encoding GTP cyclohydrolase I FolE, which encodes MAYTKVESYDEKITSGLVKNYKECLELLGEDSEREGLLKTPERMAKAMQFLTQGYQQDARVILNGAKFTEAYSEMVIVKDIELYSMCEHHMLPFFGKAHVAYIPNGYITGLSKLARVVDVYARRLQVQERMTHQILDAIQETLEPQGVAVVIEAQHLCMMMRGVSKQNSLTTTSAFSGQFMDGTTRAEFMKLIGR
- the fabD gene encoding ACP S-malonyltransferase, whose protein sequence is MKHAYVFPGQASQFPGMGKNLYDTNAKAKELFEQANEILGFRISDIMFTGTEEDLKQTKVTQPAVFLHAVIAFLSTEHSQPEMVAGHSLGEFSALVANGVLSFEEALRLVAIRANAMQKACELQPSTMAVILAMEDAKVEEICAKVAAETNEVVVPANYNSPGQLVISGTLKAVETACAELKAAGAKRAMILPVGGAFHSPLMESAREELKAAIEKAAFNTPACPVYQNVVAAAVTDPAQIKQNLIDQLTGPVKWSQSVLAMVADGAGEFTEVGPGKVLQGLVQKIAKEVTVNGIS
- a CDS encoding GNAT family N-acetyltransferase; amino-acid sequence: MIFLHDFRDLRTASTETLSSTFNEAFSDYIVPMHLTPSILEQKMKAENIQRAWSIGAFNGNELGAFILHGVDNNEHPTVLYNGGTGVIPAFRGQHLIQKMYEQFIPYYKQQGIRKILLEVISSNLPAIKAYTSSGFHKVRVFRCYKGIVTVHKTAPGINIRENNTPEWSILSTFMNMEPSWSNMVGSIQRERPATSTWEAVFNGEVVGYISVNKESRRIRNIAVHPAFRRKGIANALLQYVAQELDGPMSIINIDEKNPEIGAFLEQAGLQHFLSQYEMAVEI
- a CDS encoding GNAT family N-acetyltransferase, with protein sequence MEDITLRVARKEDCRRLLELIHELAEYEKAPQEVTVSLAHFEEAGFGPNPVWKAFVATTQEDGKELIVGFALYYVRYSTWKGCRMYLEDLLVTEKWRGKGVGKVLFDQLIVEAKEKQFSGILFQVLEWNTPAINFYKKYATKFDPEWINVSIELS
- a CDS encoding serine hydrolase, producing the protein MEMLTYLSRCLFWNIPKIDDYKRFSNASIPKGGTVLPLVQAPEKMPQHPVSWKFRGQPREGQLSELLASTGSTACIVLQHGKILYEQYFNGYQRDSINTSFSAAKSMTSVLTGIAIAEGAIHSVEDPVARYLTDFNKTGYDQITISHLLQMCSGLEYKEGVFPWTDDARVYYGLRLREQALRARLIETPGNIYHYNNYNLLLLGMILEKATGQPVPAYFSEKVWLHIGAEADASWSMDSRHSGFAKMESGFNALAIDFARFGQLCLQNGQSNGQTIIPASWLQESTSAPIHTADTTKYLSRMVPPLCKWAGSPHGYYKYLWWGYQTDTHNFDYFALGVKGQLIYISPRKQAVIVRFGKKWGDIDWWPELLKQLADSLA
- a CDS encoding DinB family protein; this encodes MKEILVRFASYNHWANQQLVAVMLNLDAEKTERDLGGSFPSLRKTVCHLWFGESIWYQRLQLTEQPVDPTVAFTGTFEEACQSWLQQSLLLEEWVKQASEVKLNHTFAFTPGTGEQVKLPVHEAVMHVCNHSTFHRGQLVNMLRQLEVTKIPATDYRRYKPKK
- a CDS encoding NUDIX domain-containing protein yields the protein MNAASFYAQAPKHLVAVDCIIFGFDEGKLKLLVMKRKVAPMAGEWSLVGGFVQSEESTDEAAARVLKHTTGLENIYMDQLHCYGEVSRDTGARVISVAYYALIRIKEHDRPLAQEHGAHWLELHEIPALIFDHNRMINDALVQLRNNAHFHPIGFELLPEKFTLSQLRSLYEEIYQKTLDKRNFRKKILSLDVMEKLEEKDKTSSKKGAHLYRFDPARYEALMRKGLVFEI
- a CDS encoding sensor histidine kinase KdpD, with translation MKTILKRYMLLHMHWLLFVSPLMLQGQHKEISRLKALLPHVNDSIAYVNALNRLAVLYQVCQLDSCGRYASMAREVATRINYPSGKAWALRNLGNYYAFRPHHYLSYLFYNDALEESRHAGDSISVSQVLRSIGIYHQYTGKHTSANDYIHQSLQLTRQLKQDSLHALGLSSYYTVNYADTALQAAATAALKEATALARRFHDTRELLYINLMLVNKDFAAGRFEIADHLLRQVIDTALKEGYTYFAMYGSLQLATYKCLLRQADSIKYQQDAVSYGVAGGYAGLLLPQVTQLYQYFQQKKDTLQAARYSRIALNIMQQRQDDMQQGEMDYIAYSLQDQMLDSLKMQSALQQTALQKTRLAQHYWQYLFIFIVVIILLLLVLTYYLIRSYHSSRLRSQRLARVRTEISAANEVLKTNDDFKNKLISLIAHDFRTPLYNIIDITGFVNEDILTPEDAAGMVMEVEHTATATLKVFEEILSWMRTQLSGFVYRPRSFVLSDMLGASVQSIQHLVREKNIRLLIRIPDGMTIQGDFEMLQFIHRNFLHNAIKFSPENGAITIMAIRRSDFVEVTFRDEGPGIDPVILPGLFTYSSDGYAKKRSGKGAGLALIICRDFIDKMSGEAGAANNEEGGSTFFYRVPEINLQKDTGSNDKSVYT
- a CDS encoding sensor histidine kinase KdpD, coding for MIKAFIHKRYLAIILGCWLWMLPALRGHGQAAILPRLQQDLAQQRDSAGYVAVLGKIGALYASIHLDSSFYYARQMLEIATRQHDVSGMAAANNMLGWYYTAKTDYNVGITYAYKALLLNEQLGDSAQMVRSLNIIYGCYKNSGHPVEANNYFYRAFHMANRLPPEKDSITATMLVNYAWRFFNDSTRTDSVRLVLRKAATILKKYPDSRATFYVAAFEADLMVKEGRGREAERSIYELANLAQQKGMPYVAMDMYSRLYDFQRLGYFADSTNYQDQAYQVAAQSGSMELNLYWLARLYDYYRSRQQPEKVVYYGNEIMRLATLDRYKINPQVSRQEANYIDFFLKGKALQSLSLANRIQQQELEKELAEKKNRTLVAVGLLIIILLLIALFAGRYLHYRRWKQQENALALSYVQLARTHAALTENDLFKNKLISMLASDFRTPLHHIIAVATQLKTGALTQPEVVSLLKQIGNASRKTLGAFNNILKWLRMQLSGFTYKPVTCKLLPLIAEALESLQEEMNDKRLTLVNRIAPALTVVADEEILRLVNIQLFQVAVTTARAGSVLVVSAYGEKGKITVRIMADGGPATRKLLEELKDKEHNIFALGIIISRDFMHKMKGGLIVQEEAEGFLMLEYTI
- a CDS encoding sensor histidine kinase KdpD, which codes for MRKHYLATICCLLSLKMVAQSPQLPELQHDLALQRDSAGYVSILGKIAALYAVIDLDSCFYYALKVQDMAARQHNVRGLADADDIFSFYYAIKTDFDVASVYAYRALKVHEQLGDSARIAKTLGNIYHYYRNMGRAADANTYFYKAFHLAGRLPPGQDSVYGILLINYVMRFYKDSTRADSVHWALKTAREVVSRYPRSKVIFYVDAYELNDLVLKGRGKEAEAAIYQLADKAIRSGMPLVAMDIYGRLDDFPRLGYYADTAKYQEKAYQLGLQTGSIALNLYWLARLYDFYSRKNDAVRVAQYSREIMRLAGERRYQPNAGSYDYIDFFRKEKALQSLVRQNRIQQLILDKEEVESGNRQLLIIGMLIVFILLMVLMWERYWHYQRLKQQDEALLQGYREMERIHLALKENEAFKNKLISLLARDFKGPLVHLTEVGARFRSGTLSKAEMTAWLKQISTTSVRILDIFDNILKWLRLQLQGYTYKPVASALLSLVKSATGPLEAEIAQKQLKVAYYIPEGMQVLADEELLKLVNIQLLQIAVTVARVGSTLKIAAGEDPEQVEVRILAETGKDARFVLAGLENWQDNGLALGLVISRDLMKMMHGHIIAEGQGQTHLAFGYILP